The window TTAACTTGTATAAACTTTCCCGCTCCTTCGCCGTCATGTACAATGTCCTGTGCGAATTTTTCGTTTATAAAATACAAAGCGTCACAAAATTCCTCATAAAATTCATTTTCTTCGTTTATTTCTTCATTGTCCGCCAATCCGTTAGCCATTATAACAGCCATATCGTTCGTACTTGTCGCCCCGTCCACGCTAATCATATTGTACGTTTCCTTAACGGAATATATAAGAGCCTTTTTAAGCAGAGAATGGCTGATATTTATATCGGTCGTTATAAAACTTAAAACTGTCGCCATATTGGGATGTATCATTCCGCTTCCTTTGCACATGGCTCCGATTTTAACGGTTTTTCCGGCAACATTAAGCTGAACAGCCATTTCTTTTAAAAATGTGTCCGTCGTTATAATCCCGGCGGCGGCGTTTTTTGCTTCCTCCCGTTTATTAGACAGGTTTCCGTAAGCTCCTTTTATACCCGCCTTAATTAAATCCATCGGCATATCAAGGCCTATAATCCCCGTTGCCGCCGTAAGTATCTCATCTTTTTTTGCCCCTATGCATCCGGCAAAACACTCCGCCATATCGGCGTTATCCTGAACGCCTCTTTTGCCCGTGCATGCATTGGCGTTGCCGCTTACGCATACAAGGCCTTTTACAAGGCCGCCGCGGTCGGTTATTTCCTTATCCCATAAAATATGCGCCGCTTTAACAAGGCTTGTCGTATATGCTCCCGCCGCTTTTGCCGGCACACTGCTTGTTAAAAGCGCTAAATCTTTCTTAACTTTTTTAATGCCTATATGTTTTCCCGTAGCCTTAAAGCCTTCAGGGACGGTTATCCCGCCGTCGATTACACGGAACATAATATCACCCTTCCGTTATGCCGGGAAAATAGGCGCAAAGCTTAATCCCGTTTTTTCATCAAGCCCAAAAAGTATGTTCATATTCTGGACAGCCTGCCCCGCCGCGCCTTTTACAAGGTTGTCTATAGCGCCCACGACGATAACCCTGTTTGTTCTTTCGTCAACAGCAAAGCCTATATCCAAAAAGTTCGAGCCTTTAACCCATCTTGTTTCGGGGAAAACCCCTCTTTTCGTAAGGCGTATAAAATACTCTTTGCCGTAATACTTTTCGTAAATTTCCTTTATTTCATCATAAGACATTTTTTCTTTAAGCTCCGCATAGCATGTGGCAAGTATTCCCCTGTTCATAGGTATAAGATGCGGCGTAAAACTTAAAACAATATCGTCTTTTGCAGCGTA of the Anaerotignum faecicola genome contains:
- the argJ gene encoding bifunctional glutamate N-acetyltransferase/amino-acid acetyltransferase ArgJ — encoded protein: MFRVIDGGITVPEGFKATGKHIGIKKVKKDLALLTSSVPAKAAGAYTTSLVKAAHILWDKEITDRGGLVKGLVCVSGNANACTGKRGVQDNADMAECFAGCIGAKKDEILTAATGIIGLDMPMDLIKAGIKGAYGNLSNKREEAKNAAAGIITTDTFLKEMAVQLNVAGKTVKIGAMCKGSGMIHPNMATVLSFITTDINISHSLLKKALIYSVKETYNMISVDGATSTNDMAVIMANGLADNEEINEENEFYEEFCDALYFINEKFAQDIVHDGEGAGKFIQVNVKGAKSDADARLLAKSIVTNNLVKTAMYGEDANWGRVIAAMGASGGYFDPSRVNMSFVSEKGSVLLMAGGEPVHFDENKAADVLSERDITVDIELGDGIHSAKSWGCDLGHEYVRINGEYRSRT